The Methanofollis sp. sequence GCTCCCGATGGTGACGAAGGTCGCCCTCCAGTGTGCCGGGATGCTCACCGGGAGTATCTTCGTCGAGACGATCTTCTCCTGGCCGGGTATCGGTATGCTCACCTTTGAGGCCCTTCAGGTCCGCGACCTCCCCCTGCTCCAGGGGATCCTGCTGATGGATACGCTCATTGTCATCGTGGCAAACATCGGCGCCGATATGTTCTACCCGTTCGTCGATCCACGCGTGGAGGTGGGGAGCGATGCCCGGGCGTAACGCCGCCCTGTACCTCAGTCTCGGCGTCGTCCTCGTGTACTGTGCGGTCGCCCTCTTTGCACCGGTGATCGCGCCTTTTGATCCCTTCGTGATCGCGGGGCCGCCCCTCGCCCCCCCTGATGCCGCGCACCTCCTCGGGACAAACGACCTTGCCCAGGATATCTTCAGCAGGCTGATCTGGGGCACGAGGGCGACCATGCTCCTCGGTTTTCTCGGCGCCGTGGTCTCGGTCGTCATCGGTACGGCCGTCGGCATCATTTCAGGCTACTACGGCGGTAAGGTCGACGAGGCCGTC is a genomic window containing:
- a CDS encoding ABC transporter permease subunit, whose protein sequence is LPMVTKVALQCAGMLTGSIFVETIFSWPGIGMLTFEALQVRDLPLLQGILLMDTLIVIVANIGADMFYPFVDPRVEVGSDARA